A window of the Lactuca sativa cultivar Salinas chromosome 7, Lsat_Salinas_v11, whole genome shotgun sequence genome harbors these coding sequences:
- the LOC111877279 gene encoding F-box/LRR-repeat protein At3g59190, with translation MSEHRGHQQHEVEVRSDVVDVISNLPDCILDHILSFMPTKEVVKTSILSTRWKNLWASAPNIDFDDERLRGKEVDALRLLDVTSFVNFVERVLRLRDASNMEKFRLSCHVFRDAFKIRSWISHAIMQNVQELDLFLFAEDPSVIPQSMFNSTSLVSLKIRMDCVIEFPSDVSFPCLKTLHLSFVRFPNDDFTEKLFSGCRVLEELVLFRICLRNLKNIAISNSTLKRLTICDQSSFVVVNDPTSGCKIKIDAANLTYFEYIGFLSNKIILNNTSSLEKSFIEFLNPRGRGNELEVAGRAIDLLKRLKHVVSLRLSDYYIIETLSFVASVCSVVFPNLTHLMMTMEIENDTFTELMRLLSFCPVLQSICFSEGFKCFMHLGENHYIWYSKPICIENCLKTVSLKNFHGYKSEICFLKCVLKTACALERMDIRWSETYLRDLKRKTKARKELEKIERSSTAFVIKFS, from the exons ATGAGTGAACATAGAGGCCACCAACAACATGAAGTTGAGGTAAGAAGTGATGTGGTCGATGTTATCAGCAATCTACCTGATTGTATACTTGATCACATTTTGTCGTTTATGCCCACAAAAGAAGTTGTTAAGACGTCCATATTATCTACAAGATGGAAGAACCTCTGGGCTTCTGCACCCAACATTGATTTTGATGATGAAAGGTTAAGGGGTAAAGAGGTTGATGCATTGCGTCTGCTTGATGTGACTTCCTTTGTGAACTTTGTAGAAAGAGTATTACGATTACGTGATGCATCCAATATGGAGAAGTTCCGTCTATCATGTCATGTTTTCCGTGATGCATTTAAAATACGTTCATGGATTTCTCATGCAATCATGCAAAATGTTCAGGAGCTTGATCTGTTTCTCTTTGCAGAGGATCCATCTGTGATTCCTCAGTCTATGTTTAATAGCACATCATTAGTTAGCCTGAAAATAAGAATGGATTGTGTTATTGAATTCCCATCCGACGTTTCTTTTCCATGCCTGAAAACCTTGCACCTGTCCTTTGTTCGATTCCCAAATGATGATTTTACAGAAAAGCTTTTCTCAGGGTGTCGAGTTCTAGAAGAATTGGTATTATTCAGGATCTGTTTAAGGAACTTGAAGAACATTGCAATTTCTAATTCCACCTTAAAGAGATTGACCATATGTGATCAGTCATCCTTTGTGGTAGTCAATGATCCAACTAGTGGCTGTAAGATCAAGATTGATGCAGCAAATCTTACATATTTTGAATATATCGGATTTCTATCAAACAAGATTATCTTGAATAATACATCGTCTCTGGAAAAATCATTTATTGAGTTTCTGAATCCCCGTGGGAGGGGAAACGAACTCGAAGTCGCAGGTCGAGCTATTGATCTACTCAAACGACTAAAACATGTCGTGTCTTTGAGGTTATCTGATTATTACATTATTGAG ACTCTTTCATTTGTAGCAAGTGTCTGTTCTGTGGTGTTCCCAAATTTGACCCATTTAATGATGACTATGGAAATCGAGAATGATACTTTTACAGAATTGATGCGATTGCTTTCCTTCTGTCCAGTTCTACAATCTATTTGTTTCTCTGAG GGATTCAAGTGCTTCATGCACCTTGGTGAGAACCATTATATATGGTATTCGAAACCCATATGCATAGAGAATTGCCTCAAGACAGTGAGTTTGAAGAATTTTCATGGTTATAAATCAGAAATATGTTTCCTCAAATGTGTTTTGAAGACTGCGTGTGCTTTGGAGAGGATGGATATCCGTTGGTCTGAGACTTATCTACGGGATCTCAAGAGGAAAACAAAGGCCAGGAAGGAATTGGAAAAGATTGAAAGGAGCTCTACGGCTTTTGTCATCAAGTTctcatga